In Acidovorax sp. 106, the following proteins share a genomic window:
- a CDS encoding ABC transporter ATP-binding protein has translation MTHAEPLVRFSGVQKTYDGEQLVVRALNLDIQRGEFLSLLGPSGSGKTTTLMMLAGFESPTSGDILLNGKQITGTPPHKRNFGMVFQNYALFPHLTVGENVAYPLTVRKVPKAEQAERVKKALDMVRLSGMADRLPTRLSGGQQQRVALARALVFNPQLVLMDEPLGALDKQLREHMQIELKELHRQLGVTFVYVTHDQGEALTMSDRVAVFNEGIIQQLADVESLYETPSNRFVAGFVGDSTVLTGTLQTQGADAGLQLPSGQWLQGVNVNQAPQGAAVEASIRPERIVLHPSGASTGPNAVPATVARAIYYGDHLRLMCDIGPGQAQATVKLPLTRADANPHPQPGAQVQLEFPPISTRIYAL, from the coding sequence ATGACCCACGCAGAACCCCTCGTCCGCTTCAGCGGCGTGCAAAAAACCTACGACGGCGAACAGCTGGTGGTGCGCGCGCTGAACCTGGACATCCAGCGCGGCGAGTTCCTGAGCCTGCTGGGGCCTTCGGGCTCGGGCAAGACCACCACGCTGATGATGCTGGCGGGGTTTGAATCGCCCACCTCGGGCGACATCCTCCTCAACGGCAAGCAGATCACCGGCACGCCGCCGCACAAGCGCAACTTTGGCATGGTGTTCCAAAACTACGCGCTGTTCCCCCACCTGACGGTGGGCGAGAACGTGGCCTACCCGCTGACGGTGCGCAAGGTGCCCAAGGCAGAGCAGGCCGAGCGCGTGAAGAAGGCACTGGACATGGTGCGCCTGTCGGGCATGGCCGACCGGCTGCCCACCCGCCTGTCGGGCGGCCAGCAGCAGCGTGTGGCCCTGGCCCGCGCCCTGGTGTTCAACCCCCAGCTGGTGCTGATGGACGAACCCCTGGGCGCGCTCGACAAGCAACTGCGCGAACACATGCAGATCGAGCTCAAAGAGCTGCACCGCCAGCTGGGCGTGACTTTTGTGTACGTGACGCACGACCAGGGCGAAGCCCTGACTATGAGCGACCGCGTGGCCGTGTTCAACGAGGGCATCATCCAGCAGCTGGCCGATGTGGAGAGCCTGTACGAAACCCCCAGCAACCGCTTCGTGGCGGGGTTTGTGGGCGACAGCACCGTGCTCACCGGCACGCTGCAAACCCAGGGCGCAGACGCCGGACTGCAGCTGCCCAGCGGCCAGTGGCTGCAAGGGGTGAATGTGAACCAGGCCCCGCAAGGCGCAGCGGTGGAAGCCAGCATCCGCCCAGAGCGCATCGTGCTGCACCCATCCGGCGCCAGCACCGGCCCCAACGCAGTGCCCGCCACCGTGGCGCGCGCCATCTACTACGGCGACCACCTGCGGCTGATGTGCGACATCGGCCCCGGGCAGGCCCAAGCCACCGTCAAGCTGCCCCTGACCCGTGCCGATGCCAACCCGCATCCCCAGCCCGGCGCGCAGGTGCAGCTGGAGTTCCCACCGATCTCCACCCGCATCTATGCACTCTGA
- a CDS encoding SDR family oxidoreductase — MIDNFADKTAVLTGAGSGFGLECARIGARLGMNLVLVDVQQDALDAAAAEMQAAGAQVLARKVDVSNAAQMEQLAADVQQRFGAPHLVFNNAGVGAGGLVWENSVKDWEWVLGVNLWGVVHGVRLFTPMMLAAAQADPVWRGHIVNTASMAGLLDAPNMGIYNVSKHAVVALSETLYQDLSLVTDQVSASVLCPFFVPTGISQSQRNRPGALAADKPTQSQLIGQAMSDKAVGSGKVTAAEVAQKVFDAAAQGQFYIYSHPKALASVQTRMEDIMLGRNPTDPFAGKPEVGAQLRAALRSGG, encoded by the coding sequence ATGATCGACAACTTTGCAGACAAAACAGCCGTACTCACCGGCGCAGGCTCGGGCTTTGGGCTGGAATGCGCCCGCATTGGCGCCCGCCTGGGCATGAACTTGGTGCTGGTCGATGTGCAGCAAGACGCGCTGGACGCTGCTGCGGCCGAGATGCAGGCTGCAGGCGCCCAGGTGCTGGCCCGCAAGGTCGATGTGTCCAACGCCGCCCAGATGGAGCAACTGGCCGCCGACGTGCAGCAGCGCTTTGGTGCGCCGCACCTGGTGTTCAACAACGCAGGCGTGGGGGCGGGTGGCCTCGTGTGGGAGAACTCCGTCAAGGACTGGGAGTGGGTGCTGGGCGTGAACCTGTGGGGCGTGGTGCATGGCGTGCGCCTGTTCACGCCCATGATGCTGGCCGCCGCCCAGGCCGACCCAGTCTGGCGCGGTCACATCGTCAACACCGCCAGCATGGCGGGTTTGCTCGACGCCCCCAACATGGGCATCTACAACGTGAGCAAGCACGCCGTGGTGGCTTTGTCAGAGACGCTGTACCAGGATTTGTCGCTGGTCACTGACCAGGTCAGCGCCAGCGTCCTCTGCCCGTTCTTTGTGCCCACGGGCATCAGCCAAAGCCAACGCAACCGCCCCGGCGCGTTGGCGGCGGACAAGCCCACCCAGAGCCAGCTCATCGGCCAGGCCATGAGCGACAAGGCCGTGGGCAGCGGCAAAGTGACGGCGGCCGAGGTGGCGCAAAAAGTGTTCGACGCCGCAGCCCAGGGCCAGTTCTACATCTACAGCCATCCCAAGGCCCTGGCCTCAGTGCAGACGCGCATGGAAGACATCATGCTGGGCCGCAACCCCACCGACCCTTTTGCGGGCAAGCCCGAGGTGGGCGCCCAGTTGCGCGCAGCCCTGCGCAGCGGTGGTTGA
- a CDS encoding NADP-dependent oxidoreductase: MSRNQQIVLDNRPQGEAVASNFKLVATDTPALQPGHVLVRHHYLSLDPYMRGRMNESKSYAASQALGEVMIGGTVGEVVESQNPKYAVGDKVVGMGGWQEYSVVNAEQPGALRKVDTTHVPLSHYLGAVGMPGVTAWYGLVKIIAPKEGDTVVVSAATGAVGSAFAALAKARGCRVVGIAGGVDKCQYAVSELGFDACIDYKVHGDVRALSKALKEACPNGIDGYFENVGGWIMDAVMLRMNAFSRIALCGMIAGYDGAPLPMANPALMLINRMKVEGFIVSEHMEVWPEALKELGTLVATGKLRPRETIAQGIAAAPEAFLGLLKGKNFGKQLVKLI, translated from the coding sequence ATGTCACGCAACCAGCAGATCGTTTTGGACAACCGCCCCCAGGGCGAGGCCGTTGCCAGCAACTTCAAGCTTGTCGCCACCGACACCCCGGCGCTGCAGCCCGGCCATGTGCTGGTGCGCCACCACTACCTGAGCCTGGACCCCTACATGCGCGGGCGCATGAACGAGAGCAAGAGCTACGCTGCATCGCAGGCGCTGGGCGAAGTGATGATCGGCGGCACGGTGGGTGAGGTGGTGGAGAGCCAGAACCCCAAATACGCCGTGGGCGACAAGGTGGTGGGCATGGGCGGCTGGCAAGAGTACAGCGTGGTCAATGCCGAGCAGCCTGGCGCGCTGCGCAAGGTGGACACGACCCATGTGCCGCTGTCGCACTACCTGGGCGCTGTGGGCATGCCCGGCGTGACGGCCTGGTACGGCCTGGTCAAGATCATTGCCCCCAAAGAGGGCGACACCGTGGTGGTAAGCGCCGCCACGGGCGCCGTGGGCAGCGCCTTTGCCGCCCTGGCCAAGGCCCGTGGCTGCCGCGTGGTGGGCATTGCCGGGGGCGTGGACAAATGCCAGTACGCGGTGAGCGAGTTGGGCTTTGACGCCTGCATTGATTACAAGGTGCATGGCGACGTGCGCGCCCTGTCCAAGGCGCTCAAGGAAGCTTGCCCCAACGGCATCGACGGCTACTTTGAAAACGTGGGTGGCTGGATCATGGACGCCGTGATGCTGCGCATGAATGCCTTCAGCCGCATCGCCCTGTGCGGGATGATCGCTGGCTACGACGGCGCACCCCTGCCCATGGCCAACCCCGCGCTCATGCTGATTAACCGCATGAAGGTCGAAGGCTTCATCGTCAGCGAGCACATGGAAGTCTGGCCCGAGGCACTGAAGGAACTGGGCACGTTGGTGGCCACCGGCAAGCTGCGCCCACGCGAAACCATTGCCCAAGGCATTGCCGCCGCGCCCGAGGCTTTCCTGGGCCTGCTCAAGGGCAAGAACTTTGGCAAGCAACTGGTCAAGCTGATCTGA
- a CDS encoding NAD-dependent succinate-semialdehyde dehydrogenase, producing the protein MDMKTSPLSLLNDPSLLKTDALVNGQWLAGSSRFDVNDPATGLKLADVANLGAQDAEAAIAAANAAWGPWKTKTAKERSTILRQWFDLLMAHQDDLARIMTAEQGKPFAEAKGEVAYGASFVEWFAEEAKRVNGETLPQFDNNRRLLVLKQPIGVCAAITPWNFPLAMITRKVAPALAAGCTVVIKPAELTPLTALAAAELAIRAGIPAGVLNILSADSANSIAIGKVLCASDVVRHISFTGSTEVGRILMAQSAPTVKKMSLELGGNAPFIVFDDADIDSAVEGAFASKYRNAGQTCVCTNRFYVQEGVYDQFVTKFAAKVKTAKVGNGFEDGVNQGPLIEEAALAKVQRHVDDALAKGGKVVAGGQRLTQMGSGQFFEPTVVANATADMLCAREETFGPFAPVFKFKTEQEAIAAANATEFGLASYFYSRDVGRIFRVGEALEYGMVGINVGILATEHVPFGGVKQSGLGREGSHYGMDDYVEIKYLCLGDIQK; encoded by the coding sequence ATGGACATGAAGACCTCCCCCCTTTCGCTGCTCAACGATCCCAGCCTGTTGAAGACCGACGCACTAGTCAACGGCCAATGGCTGGCAGGCAGCAGCCGCTTTGATGTGAACGACCCCGCCACCGGCCTGAAGCTGGCCGATGTCGCAAACCTGGGCGCCCAAGACGCCGAAGCCGCCATTGCCGCCGCCAACGCGGCCTGGGGCCCCTGGAAGACCAAGACCGCCAAGGAGCGCAGCACCATCCTGCGCCAATGGTTTGACCTGCTCATGGCCCACCAGGACGACCTGGCGCGCATCATGACCGCCGAGCAAGGCAAGCCCTTTGCCGAAGCCAAGGGTGAAGTGGCCTACGGCGCCAGCTTTGTGGAGTGGTTTGCCGAAGAAGCCAAGCGCGTCAACGGCGAGACGCTGCCCCAGTTTGACAACAACCGGCGCCTCTTGGTGCTCAAGCAGCCCATTGGCGTGTGCGCCGCCATCACGCCGTGGAACTTTCCGCTAGCCATGATCACCCGCAAGGTCGCGCCCGCGCTGGCTGCCGGCTGCACCGTGGTCATCAAGCCTGCCGAGCTGACGCCGCTCACCGCACTGGCTGCGGCAGAGCTGGCGATCCGTGCTGGCATCCCGGCAGGCGTGCTCAACATCCTGAGCGCCGACAGTGCCAACTCCATTGCCATCGGCAAGGTGCTGTGCGCGAGCGACGTGGTGCGCCACATCAGCTTCACGGGCAGCACGGAAGTGGGCCGCATCCTGATGGCGCAGTCGGCCCCCACCGTCAAGAAAATGTCGCTGGAGCTGGGCGGCAATGCGCCCTTCATCGTGTTTGATGATGCAGACATCGACAGCGCCGTGGAAGGCGCCTTTGCCAGCAAATACCGCAATGCAGGCCAGACCTGCGTGTGCACTAACCGCTTCTACGTGCAAGAAGGCGTGTACGACCAGTTCGTTACCAAGTTTGCCGCCAAGGTCAAAACTGCGAAGGTGGGCAACGGCTTTGAAGACGGCGTGAACCAAGGCCCGTTGATCGAAGAAGCGGCGCTTGCAAAGGTGCAGCGCCATGTGGACGACGCACTCGCCAAGGGCGGCAAAGTGGTGGCCGGTGGCCAGCGCCTGACCCAGATGGGCTCAGGCCAGTTCTTTGAGCCCACCGTGGTGGCCAACGCCACGGCCGACATGCTGTGCGCCCGCGAAGAAACCTTTGGCCCCTTTGCGCCCGTGTTCAAGTTCAAGACCGAGCAAGAAGCCATAGCCGCGGCCAACGCCACCGAGTTTGGCCTGGCCAGCTACTTCTACAGCCGCGACGTGGGCCGCATCTTCCGCGTGGGCGAAGCGCTGGAGTACGGCATGGTCGGCATCAACGTGGGCATCCTGGCCACCGAGCATGTGCCGTTCGGCGGCGTCAAGCAATCGGGCCTGGGCCGCGAGGGCTCGCACTATGGCATGGACGACTACGTGGAGATCAAGTACCTGTGCCTGGGCGACATCCAGAAATAA
- a CDS encoding methylated-DNA--[protein]-cysteine S-methyltransferase yields MFDTALGRCALAWGAAGLRAVQLPEVDDAATVARLLRASGPCHAVAPTAEAAAAIHGIQAVLQGQPLDLRGVRLDMAHLSEFHQRVYALTRAIAPGQVRTYGDIAQALGGKGLARAVGQALGLNPFAPVVPCHRVLAAGFQAGGFSATGGAHTKLRMLQIEGAHWGETQSLFHF; encoded by the coding sequence TTGTTTGACACCGCTTTGGGCCGCTGCGCGCTGGCCTGGGGCGCTGCTGGCTTGCGTGCTGTGCAATTGCCCGAGGTGGATGATGCCGCCACCGTGGCCCGGCTGCTGCGTGCCAGCGGTCCTTGCCATGCTGTCGCGCCCACGGCAGAAGCGGCGGCAGCCATTCACGGCATCCAGGCAGTGCTGCAAGGCCAGCCGCTGGATTTGCGTGGGGTGCGGCTGGACATGGCGCACCTGTCAGAGTTTCACCAGCGCGTGTACGCCCTCACGCGGGCCATTGCACCGGGGCAGGTGCGCACCTATGGCGACATCGCGCAGGCACTGGGCGGCAAAGGCCTGGCCCGTGCTGTGGGGCAGGCCCTGGGACTGAACCCCTTTGCACCGGTGGTGCCCTGCCATCGGGTGCTGGCCGCAGGGTTTCAGGCTGGGGGATTTTCTGCCACCGGCGGGGCGCACACCAAGCTGCGCATGCTGCAGATCGAAGGCGCGCACTGGGGCGAAACGCAGTCGTTATTCCATTTCTAA
- a CDS encoding ABC transporter substrate-binding protein, which yields MKKSLIACAAVAACFALPSLAQQITVVNFGGANANAQKKAFYEPYEKQGNKIVAVEYNGEQAKVKAMVETKKVTWDVVEVESPDAARGCDEGLYEKLDYSKIVPKADLLPAAVNECAVGIFVWSTVMAYNGDKLKTPPTSWADFWDTKKIPGKRGMRKGARYNLEFALLADGVKPADVYKVLATKEGADRAFKKLTELKPNIQWWEAGAQAPQFLVAGDVTLTTVFNGRIDAANREGRNLKIYWPGGIYDLDYWAIPKGTPNKDAAVKFIAFTMQTAQQAAYAQNIAYGPANTKALATLDKKVLDDLPTSTANAKEALQFSVGFWADQGEALEKRFAAWATQ from the coding sequence ATGAAAAAGAGCCTGATCGCCTGCGCCGCAGTGGCCGCCTGCTTTGCCCTGCCCAGCCTGGCGCAGCAGATCACCGTCGTGAACTTTGGTGGCGCCAACGCCAACGCCCAGAAGAAGGCCTTCTACGAGCCCTACGAAAAGCAGGGCAACAAGATCGTGGCCGTGGAATACAACGGCGAGCAAGCCAAGGTCAAGGCCATGGTCGAGACCAAGAAGGTGACCTGGGACGTGGTGGAAGTCGAATCGCCCGACGCGGCCCGTGGCTGCGATGAAGGCCTGTACGAAAAGCTCGACTACAGCAAGATCGTGCCCAAGGCCGACCTGCTGCCCGCCGCCGTGAACGAATGCGCCGTGGGCATCTTCGTGTGGTCCACCGTGATGGCCTACAACGGCGACAAGCTCAAGACCCCACCCACCAGCTGGGCTGACTTTTGGGACACCAAGAAGATCCCGGGCAAGCGCGGCATGCGCAAGGGCGCCCGCTACAACCTCGAATTTGCCCTGCTGGCCGATGGCGTGAAGCCCGCCGACGTGTACAAGGTGCTGGCCACCAAGGAAGGCGCCGACCGCGCCTTCAAGAAGCTGACCGAACTCAAACCCAACATCCAATGGTGGGAAGCCGGTGCCCAAGCGCCCCAGTTCCTGGTCGCAGGCGATGTAACGCTGACCACCGTGTTCAACGGCCGCATCGATGCGGCCAACCGCGAAGGCCGCAACCTCAAGATCTACTGGCCCGGCGGCATCTATGACCTGGACTACTGGGCCATCCCCAAGGGCACGCCCAACAAGGATGCTGCGGTGAAGTTCATCGCCTTCACCATGCAGACGGCACAACAAGCGGCCTACGCCCAGAACATTGCCTACGGCCCCGCCAACACCAAGGCCCTGGCCACGCTGGACAAGAAGGTGCTGGACGACCTGCCCACATCGACCGCCAACGCCAAGGAGGCACTGCAGTTCAGCGTGGGCTTCTGGGCTGACCAGGGCGAGGCGCTGGAAAAGCGCTTTGCCGCCTGGGCCACCCAGTAA
- a CDS encoding ABC transporter permease: protein MQATLASPPLSAPSGEAPGALRQALARAESRRKWRAFALTLPLLVFLLLTLLVPIVALLQRAVENPEVANALPTTVRALDGWDRKEAPAASAYAALMADLGRLPDSSDAGALARRLNTELPGARSLIMGAYRALPMEGSPDAIRTQLIEKDARWAEPALWQAIAKNGARWTPDYLLASVDLQRDAQGHVERMPEEQRAFGGILLRTFHISLVVTLICLLLAYPLAWWLATLPARSANVLMILVLVPFWTSILVRVAAWIVLLQSEGLVNRGLMGLGVIQEPLALLFNRTGVVIAMVHILLPFMILPLYSVMKSVPPTYLRAAVSLGSSPIAAFFRVYVPQTYPGVGAGALLVFILSIGYYVTPALLGGADDQMLSYYIARYTNVEINWGMACALGALLLTATLVLYGVYRRIGKAELSLG from the coding sequence ATGCAAGCCACCCTGGCCTCCCCTCCCCTCAGTGCACCTTCTGGTGAAGCCCCTGGCGCCTTGCGCCAGGCCTTGGCCCGCGCCGAATCGCGGCGCAAATGGCGCGCCTTTGCGCTGACACTGCCGCTGCTGGTGTTCTTGCTGCTCACCCTGCTGGTGCCGATCGTGGCGCTGTTGCAGCGCGCCGTGGAAAACCCCGAGGTGGCCAACGCCCTTCCGACCACCGTGCGCGCCCTGGACGGGTGGGACCGCAAAGAAGCCCCCGCCGCCAGCGCCTATGCCGCATTGATGGCAGACCTGGGCCGCCTGCCCGACAGCTCGGACGCAGGGGCGCTGGCCCGCAGGCTCAACACCGAGTTGCCCGGCGCGCGCTCGCTCATCATGGGAGCCTATCGCGCCCTGCCCATGGAAGGCAGCCCTGACGCCATCCGCACCCAGCTGATTGAAAAAGACGCCCGCTGGGCCGAGCCCGCGCTGTGGCAAGCCATTGCCAAAAACGGCGCTCGCTGGACGCCCGACTACCTGCTCGCCTCGGTCGACCTGCAGCGCGACGCGCAAGGCCATGTCGAGCGCATGCCCGAAGAGCAGCGCGCCTTTGGCGGCATCTTGCTGCGCACCTTCCACATCAGCCTGGTGGTCACGCTGATTTGCCTGCTGCTGGCCTACCCGCTGGCCTGGTGGCTGGCCACGCTGCCCGCGCGCTCGGCCAATGTGCTGATGATTCTGGTGCTGGTGCCGTTCTGGACATCCATCCTCGTGCGGGTGGCCGCCTGGATCGTGCTGCTGCAGTCCGAGGGCCTGGTCAACCGGGGGCTGATGGGCCTGGGCGTCATCCAGGAGCCCTTGGCATTGCTGTTTAACCGCACGGGCGTGGTCATTGCCATGGTGCACATCCTGCTGCCCTTCATGATCTTGCCGCTGTACAGCGTGATGAAAAGCGTGCCGCCCACCTACCTGCGTGCGGCCGTTTCGCTGGGCAGCTCACCCATCGCCGCGTTCTTTCGCGTCTATGTGCCGCAAACCTACCCTGGCGTGGGTGCGGGGGCGCTGCTGGTGTTCATTTTGTCGATTGGCTACTACGTCACACCAGCCCTGCTGGGCGGTGCGGACGACCAGATGCTGAGCTACTACATCGCCCGTTACACCAACGTGGAAATCAACTGGGGCATGGCCTGCGCACTGGGCGCGCTGCTGCTCACCGCCACGCTGGTGCTGTACGGCGTGTACCGCCGCATCGGCAAGGCCGAATTGAGCCTAGGCTGA
- a CDS encoding GNAT family N-acetyltransferase — MAAAETSPPRAAGTPSTPGLRWHWARFDDMGVHALHDALALRCKVFILEQGPYQDPDGADKQSWHLLGYDAAGALQACLRLADPGVNYPEPSIGRVVTAKEARGNGTGRALVAEGLARCQQVWPGRAVRISAQAHLQRFYGSLGFVTVSGEYLEDDIPHVEMLWSPPGAP, encoded by the coding sequence ATGGCTGCTGCAGAGACATCGCCACCCCGTGCGGCCGGTACGCCCAGCACGCCTGGTCTGCGTTGGCACTGGGCCCGCTTTGACGACATGGGCGTGCATGCGCTACATGACGCGCTGGCCCTGCGCTGCAAGGTGTTCATCCTGGAGCAAGGCCCCTACCAAGACCCCGATGGGGCCGACAAGCAGTCGTGGCACCTGTTGGGCTACGACGCCGCTGGCGCGCTGCAGGCTTGCCTGCGCTTGGCAGACCCGGGTGTGAACTACCCCGAGCCATCGATTGGCCGCGTCGTGACCGCCAAGGAAGCCCGTGGCAATGGCACGGGCCGTGCGCTGGTGGCCGAGGGCCTGGCCCGCTGCCAGCAGGTGTGGCCGGGCAGGGCGGTGCGCATCAGCGCACAGGCGCACCTGCAGCGCTTTTACGGCAGCCTGGGCTTTGTTACCGTGTCTGGCGAATACCTGGAAGATGACATTCCCCACGTCGAGATGCTGTGGAGCCCGCCTGGGGCTCCATGA
- a CDS encoding glutathione S-transferase family protein: MSALILHHYPTSPFAQKIRSVLGFKQLAWKSVIIPSVSPKPDLVALTGGYRKTPVLQVGADIYCDTALICDVLEHTQPEPVLYPPHLKGVARVFAQWADTTLFWASMAYNLQPKGAAMLFANLPPAAAQAFTEDRKAMGVGMQRQRPQDATAAYRSYLRRIAHMAEEHDFLFGAEPCVADFAAYHPLWFTRRVVPLMDDIFNATPAVLEWMDRIEALGQGRMEKFSAADAITVAAGAEPLPLLDDVFQDEHGIALGSQVHIAAESFGLEVTEGELIAATRTRYTLRRTDPRAGVVHVHFPRIGYVLKKAAP; the protein is encoded by the coding sequence ATGTCTGCCCTGATCCTTCACCACTACCCGACGTCGCCCTTTGCGCAGAAGATCCGCTCGGTGCTGGGCTTCAAGCAACTGGCATGGAAGTCCGTCATCATCCCCAGCGTCAGCCCCAAGCCGGATCTGGTGGCGCTGACGGGCGGGTACCGCAAAACGCCGGTGCTGCAGGTGGGGGCTGACATCTATTGCGACACGGCTTTGATCTGCGACGTGCTGGAGCACACCCAGCCCGAGCCCGTGCTGTACCCGCCGCACCTCAAGGGCGTGGCGCGCGTGTTTGCACAGTGGGCCGATACCACGCTGTTTTGGGCGTCTATGGCTTACAACCTGCAGCCCAAGGGCGCGGCCATGCTGTTTGCCAACCTGCCACCAGCGGCTGCCCAGGCCTTTACCGAAGACCGCAAGGCAATGGGTGTGGGCATGCAGCGCCAGCGCCCGCAGGACGCCACCGCCGCCTACCGCTCGTACCTGCGCCGCATCGCCCACATGGCCGAGGAGCACGACTTTTTGTTTGGTGCAGAGCCCTGCGTGGCCGACTTTGCCGCCTACCACCCGCTGTGGTTCACGCGCCGCGTGGTGCCGCTGATGGACGACATCTTCAACGCCACACCCGCCGTGCTCGAATGGATGGACCGCATCGAAGCCCTGGGCCAGGGCCGTATGGAGAAGTTCAGTGCGGCGGATGCGATCACCGTGGCCGCCGGGGCCGAGCCCTTGCCGCTGCTGGACGATGTGTTTCAGGACGAGCACGGCATTGCCCTGGGCTCCCAGGTGCACATCGCCGCCGAGAGCTTTGGCCTGGAAGTGACCGAGGGCGAGCTGATCGCGGCCACGCGCACCCGCTACACCCTGCGCCGTACTGACCCGCGTGCAGGGGTGGTGCATGTGCACTTTCCGCGCATTGGTTATGTGCTGAAGAAGGCCGCGCCCTGA
- a CDS encoding ABC transporter permease, which yields MFRLPQFPLYATWLDKLGWWAVRALCVAVLAYLLAPILVMVPLSFSESSFLAYPIHGWSLKWYQHLFESPEWARATRNSFIVAPAATLIATALGTLAAVGLSRSDFRFKGLIMGILIAPMVVPIIVVGVATYLYFAPLGLADSYFGLIVVHAALGAPFVLTTVLATLAGFNHNLVRASLSLGETPFNTFFRITLPVIAPGVISGALFAFATSFDEVVVTLFLAGADQSTLPRQMFNGIRENISPTIAAVATLLILFTTGLLLALEWLRGRRA from the coding sequence ATGTTTCGCCTCCCCCAATTTCCCCTTTACGCCACCTGGCTCGACAAGCTTGGCTGGTGGGCCGTGCGCGCGCTGTGTGTGGCCGTGCTGGCCTATCTGCTGGCCCCCATCCTGGTGATGGTGCCGCTGTCGTTTTCCGAGAGTTCGTTCCTGGCCTACCCCATCCACGGCTGGTCACTCAAGTGGTACCAGCACCTGTTCGAATCGCCCGAGTGGGCCCGCGCCACGCGCAACAGCTTTATCGTGGCGCCTGCTGCCACGCTGATTGCCACGGCGCTGGGCACGCTGGCAGCCGTGGGCCTGTCGCGGTCGGACTTCCGCTTCAAGGGCCTGATCATGGGCATTCTGATTGCGCCCATGGTGGTGCCCATCATCGTGGTGGGTGTGGCGACCTACCTGTACTTTGCCCCGCTGGGCCTGGCCGACAGCTACTTTGGCCTCATCGTGGTGCATGCTGCCCTGGGTGCGCCCTTCGTACTGACCACGGTGCTGGCCACGCTGGCGGGCTTCAACCACAACCTGGTGCGCGCCTCGCTGAGCCTGGGCGAGACACCGTTCAACACCTTCTTTCGCATCACGCTGCCGGTGATTGCACCGGGCGTCATCTCCGGGGCGCTGTTTGCGTTTGCCACCTCGTTCGACGAAGTGGTGGTCACCCTCTTCCTGGCAGGTGCCGACCAATCCACCCTGCCGCGCCAGATGTTCAATGGCATCCGCGAAAACATCTCGCCCACCATTGCGGCCGTGGCCACGCTCTTGATCTTGTTCACCACGGGCCTGCTGCTGGCGCTGGAGTGGCTGCGGGGGCGAAGGGCATGA